DNA from Thermodesulfobacteriota bacterium:
GGGCAAATGCCATCATTCCGCCGATTAACCCGGTGTAAAACATGGTCCACAACACGAATACGGTTCCTTTAAGCGCACCGATTGCCCCTAACAGCTTTACATCTCCCGCCCCCATCCCACCGGTTAAAAAGATAATAAACAACAGCGCCAGACCGGTAAAAAGACCGGCCAAACTCATAAGGATTCCATGTCCCGCTCCGCCTGCATAGCCAAGGATCAAACCCAGAGCCATTGAAGGGTACGTCTGGATATTATAGATTTTTTTTTTGGTGATATCAGTGAGAAATGAAGTAAGAACAAGTAAAATAAGAATAACG
Protein-coding regions in this window:
- a CDS encoding prepilin peptidase yields the protein MSPDHLLHVSSITLASNVILILLVLTSFLTDITKKKIYNIQTYPSMALGLILGYAGGAGHGILMSLAGLFTGLALLFIIFLTGGMGAGDVKLLGAIGALKGTVFVLWTMFYTGLIGGMMAFALLIWKGRLLATFKNMVTLLRHPLKAHRMQKPEERIYLPYGVAISLGSVWALCMV